One region of Cerasicoccus sp. TK19100 genomic DNA includes:
- a CDS encoding beta strand repeat-containing protein, with amino-acid sequence MLSKPTSTALIISSLTLPLAHAQFAPGPNPINGASSSPQTLSSGTGEITSSGVLTVSGSSVAVTVTGDSTLINGNFLLQNGTGRAVRINTLPNTFNLVNHSGAFIQTSDADAIQWNAGTGNPSIDLDNAGTITTLGSGQAIDFDSYIGTNFDLNNMVGGTIDASGNVAVLVGGGGQILNNGVIRSQADRAIEAGGTMTINNFGNIESTNGDTIRVGDNSFVINQSGAYIQATAVVNGTELQSDDGISLGEATGVTVTNSGTIQGRHGVTGGADTYTIEVNNEVGGLITGLNGSGVNIDGLTTTSGATVTNRGTIEGRVSSLSGVTTGDGDGVDVDGVLNLTNYGTIAGLGADGNDSGGNPNNAEGVAAGGGIIHNMEGGDIYGQAATGNLSREGRGILIDDGMGGSGVATTTINNAGSIRGVSSYAIKFVGEFDDEIANSATGTIQGNGVGTGGAIQTGGGNDTINNYGTIQGNNGIAIQTEGGNDTVNLIGGSVTGNIDGGTGTDSIDLSSGINEPLTYAGIISNFESSEISGGVVIINGEDQSTLTTVLADATLGGNGQFAALTLNSGATLSPGNSPGTIQVAGDLNFDADTQFDFELGTSSDLVDIEGSMVFAGGPITSAVLNISDSGGLTETTYTLFEFGSSSGFDEDNFIFGDVPDGFEGFLTLNATSLDLTVTQVPEPETIWFLAMTGLALVWMRRRRQQS; translated from the coding sequence ATGCTATCCAAGCCTACTTCCACTGCTCTCATCATTTCGTCACTCACACTGCCATTGGCGCATGCACAGTTTGCGCCGGGGCCAAACCCGATCAACGGTGCCAGCAGCTCGCCGCAGACGCTCAGCTCGGGCACGGGCGAGATTACCAGCTCCGGCGTATTAACGGTCAGCGGGAGTAGTGTCGCCGTCACGGTTACTGGCGACAGCACGCTGATCAACGGTAACTTCCTTCTGCAAAATGGCACGGGTCGCGCGGTGCGTATTAATACGCTGCCGAATACTTTTAATCTGGTTAACCATTCCGGTGCGTTTATCCAGACGAGTGACGCGGACGCCATTCAGTGGAATGCCGGCACTGGCAACCCGAGTATCGACTTGGACAACGCCGGCACGATCACGACCTTGGGCAGCGGGCAGGCTATCGATTTTGATAGCTACATCGGCACGAATTTTGACCTCAATAATATGGTTGGCGGAACGATTGACGCCTCCGGCAACGTCGCCGTGCTGGTCGGAGGTGGCGGCCAAATCCTGAATAACGGGGTGATCCGCTCGCAGGCTGACCGTGCAATCGAAGCCGGTGGCACCATGACCATTAATAATTTTGGCAACATCGAGAGCACCAACGGCGACACCATTCGCGTCGGCGACAACAGCTTTGTCATCAACCAAAGTGGTGCCTACATTCAGGCGACCGCAGTCGTCAACGGCACGGAGCTGCAGTCGGATGACGGCATCAGCCTTGGTGAAGCGACCGGGGTTACAGTGACCAATAGTGGCACGATTCAAGGCCGCCATGGCGTAACGGGGGGTGCCGACACTTACACGATTGAGGTGAACAACGAAGTCGGCGGCCTTATCACCGGGCTTAACGGCTCAGGCGTGAATATCGACGGGCTCACCACCACCTCCGGTGCCACGGTCACCAATCGCGGCACGATCGAAGGCCGCGTCAGCTCGCTCTCCGGTGTCACCACGGGCGACGGCGATGGCGTGGATGTCGACGGCGTGCTCAACTTGACCAACTATGGCACCATTGCCGGTTTGGGCGCTGATGGCAACGACAGCGGCGGCAACCCCAACAATGCCGAGGGTGTTGCGGCTGGCGGCGGCATCATCCACAACATGGAAGGCGGCGATATTTATGGCCAGGCGGCTACGGGCAATCTCTCCCGTGAAGGGCGAGGCATTTTGATCGATGACGGCATGGGTGGCTCAGGCGTGGCTACGACCACTATTAACAACGCGGGCTCGATCCGCGGTGTGTCCAGCTACGCGATTAAGTTTGTGGGCGAGTTTGACGACGAGATCGCCAACAGCGCCACGGGCACGATCCAAGGCAATGGCGTGGGGACCGGCGGCGCGATCCAGACCGGTGGCGGCAATGACACGATCAATAATTACGGCACGATCCAGGGTAACAACGGCATCGCGATCCAGACCGAAGGCGGCAATGACACCGTTAACCTGATTGGCGGCTCCGTCACCGGAAACATCGACGGTGGCACCGGCACGGACTCGATCGATTTGTCCTCTGGCATCAATGAGCCGCTGACTTATGCGGGCATCATTTCCAACTTTGAAAGCAGTGAAATTTCCGGTGGCGTGGTGATCATCAACGGCGAGGATCAAAGCACGCTGACCACGGTTTTGGCCGATGCAACCTTGGGGGGCAATGGCCAGTTCGCCGCGCTTACGCTGAACAGCGGTGCGACGCTTTCTCCCGGCAACAGCCCCGGCACGATCCAAGTAGCTGGCGACCTGAATTTCGATGCCGACACGCAGTTTGACTTCGAACTGGGCACCAGCTCTGACCTCGTCGATATCGAAGGCAGCATGGTTTTCGCCGGTGGTCCGATCACCTCGGCCGTTTTGAATATCTCCGATTCGGGCGGGCTGACCGAGACCACTTACACGCTCTTTGAATTCGGCTCCAGCAGCGGTTTCGATGAAGACAATTTTATCTTTGGCGATGTGCCGGATGGCTTCGAGGGCTTCCTGACGCTCAACGCAACGTCGTTGGATTTAACCGTCACCCAGGTGCCTGAGCCGGAGACGATTTGGTTCCTCGCCATGACAGGGCTGGCCTTGGTTTGGATGCGCCGTCGTCGCCAACAAAGCTAG